gctcatagcatagaGCCATAGTAGCCGCTGTAactgtgtgtcaagttgttttttcatcaaaaagatgagaaaatttgacacgaaatagttttagagccgaaaaggttcaataaaaactgctaacaaaaaaaatatatacatacaggggtaaaatggctgtcctgactaaaactagactaaaatgttgacagtttttgttgactaaaactagacgaataaaactgcattttcttggactaaaataaagactaaaatgctagatttatagtcgactaaaaatggactaaataaaaatgagatgaggttgactaagcgtgataaaaactaacaagcgtgactgaaattgaactaaaattaaaagactacatttaaaaatggcagacaaaataaaCACTGCTTCCAATCAACGTGAGTCTATGTTCTATAGTAGCCCCACTCGTGTAAACATGATAttcagattaatattgtgttaaataAAGCCGTAAAATCCAACTGTTTGTATccttctcagggggcagccattttgtgtgcttgctgtcaactgaaaatggcaACACAGGTGTCAGGCTCAGGTGTCaggaaatgaccaatcacatgatcaaacacagaACACATgtaagccgtgattggttgtttacctgagccctgagcaactgtgatgtaatagcaggagacaaaatggccgccccatggggtggataaaaatgggtggattttgcactTGTATTGGAAGTACTTTAAAACTGAGCAGGTGTACCAATTGTTGTGGTTGTTGAATATACCAGCTAATAATGTGAATGTGCACACACATAAAGTATGTCATTGTATTTACAGTCGTTGGTCCATGCAGCCTGTAGCCAGCTCTCATTGATCTCCCTTCCAATCCCTTTCCCTGCCTAGAGACAAGTGCGTTCTAAGTAATTGGCTCCTCCACACAGGAAGTATGCACATCCACTGCATTTTGGCAGCGGGCACCCCGTGAAGTGCGGGCGCTCGCTGCTCATTACAAAGCGCTGACAGTGCAATCCTAAAGGCCCATTCCTCCTCTGCAGTGGCCAAGTTGGATCAACACCAGTGGATAATATTTAGTGTTTAGGATGACAAACAGCAAGCGGTTTAAGCATATGTGTAGGTTTACACACTGATATCAATTGTGAGTGTGAGTCACTCTACTTACTGGCATCCTCTCATGTTTAGTGCAGTTTAGTGAACTTGTGAGCTTGCATGCAATAATACATGAAATGCGATCATTTTCAGCAAAGCTGAAgttgctcacacacacactcagccCCTTCCAACCTAAGAAAATGAGCTGTTGGCACTCTTTGACTTCATAAGGTGCGGACACACCACAGCATCGCCTCTGCTGACTAAACGCACACCCACTTTTTCTGAGACCTCCGTGGGATAGTGagaaaagtagcctttatcagtaaacattctgtcttAATGAATtcaaagtaatcaattatccttcacatttgcacacacacttaaaatcccacaaaggctctggctgacacttgtgtaaactacaagtaaacgTTTTGCACTATTGAACCTAACTGAACGAAaagtatagtggttagtgtgctcGCTCTGTAAGCAGCAGGTCCCATGTTCAAGACCagctcaggcttttttttccctctccttGTTCTTTccctcctctcctcctcctgcaCGATTTCTTGCGAATATATTTcgaatatttcataaaaaattatagttaactgttggaagggcTTTTAAGGGTTCCTCTGTATCCACACACTTAAATGTCTGCATTAAAGAATGACCTTCCCCTTCCTGTTGTGTTTCCTCTGCAGGATCCTGCTAactgtggtggtgattttccgCATCCTGATAGTTGGCATAGTGGGCGAGAAGGTGTACGAGGATGAGCAAATCATGTTCATCTGCAACACCATGCAGCCCGGCTGCAATCAGGCCTGTTACGACAAAGCCTTCCCCATCTCGCACATCCGGTACTGGGTCTTTCAGATCATCTTGGTGTGCACGCCCAGCCTGTGCTTCATCACCTACTCGGTCCACCAGTCGGCCAAAGCTCGGGACCGCAGCTACTCCCTGCTGCACCCTTACATGGACCACCACGGTCACGGTCACCACGGCCGCCATCACGACCATCACGCTCGCAAGCTTCACTCCCGCAACATCAACGGCATCCTGGTGCACCCCGACAGCAGTAAAGAGGATCACGACTGCCTGGAGGTCAAGGAGATCCCCAACGGACCTCGAGGGCTCCCTCCGACGCACAAGAGCGCCAAAGTGCGGCGGCAAGAAGGGATCTCTCGTTTCTACGTCATCCAGGTGGTCTTCCGCAACGCCCTGGAGATCGGTTTCCTGGCGGGCCAGTACTTCCTGTACGGCTTCAACGTGCCGGGGATGTTCGAGTGCGACCGCTACCCGTGCGTCAAGGAGGTGGAGTGCTACGTGTCTCGCCCCACGGAAAAGACCGTCTTTCTGGTCTTCATGTTCGCGGTCAGCGGCATTTGCGTGGTGCTCAACCTGGCCGAGCTCAACCACCTCGGCTGGCGCAAGATAAAGACGGCCATCCGCGGCGTGCAGGCCCGGCGGAAGTCCATCTGCGAAGTGCGCAAGAAGGACGTCTCCCACCTGTCTCAGGCCCCCAACCTGGGCAGGACCCAGTCCAGCGAGTCGGCCTACGTCTGACAGAGGCTTCCCCGCCTGGGGCCTCGAGGACATGTGACATTTTGGAGGAGAAGTTTTCCCCTTGGACCTGGACCTCCAAAGAGCATTCGGGTACAAAAGGTCACCACTGTATTATGACTTGGAGCACATGTCAGAGAAGAAGAACCAGCTTTGGTGCTGCTTAAGCTCCGCCCTGAAACTGATGGAGCGTTCCACTCGGCCTAGGTGACACTAGGTGCCTTTCAAGAACCCAACAGACACAAATGAgcaatttcaataaaataatgtaaaggTAGTTTGAAATTGCATTGAGGAATGCCCCTCGTTACTTGCCTTTGTTGTAGCTCATAAATACGGTAATCTTGTTTTCCCAAGATGTGCACATATGCAAAAGATGCATACGCATGagtggagaggaaaaaaaagccaatcgCTCATTTGAGTGGAAAAATTGAATTTGAAGATGCTGAGAGAGACTCATACATCTCATCGCCACTCAGCGGACAAGCGCTTCACTTTTTAAACACAACTCCACACTCAATATAAGAGCACCGACTATCAATGTGCAAACCGTTTTTCTGATCAACGCTTCACGTTTCAAACACACTGACGTCGCCTTTCCTGCTTCTGCCAGTAATTTGGCAACATTTTTGGTGCTGTGCTACCGCAACGCGCCGAGTCAGTAAAACAAACGTGCACTGATGATCAGTCCCGCACTTACCTCCAAGCGCTGTGTTACACACCTCAGTGCTCATGATGTCCGCAATGCTGGGCCTTTACTTTCAAGAGCAACctggtaaaaaaagaaaaaaaaaaaaaaagtgtttcaactGTGTTCGACAATTCAACAGTAAAATATACAGTTGTCAACTTGTCATACATTTTAAGCTTTTTAgcgccgttttttttaaaaggtactgtACATATTTGGCATCTAGGAATTAATCATTATCACTTGGATTTGGAAACACGATTTAAGGTGGTGAAGAAGATGAATTCTagctttaaaaatatgtattatcAATGTGCTCTGTTCAGCCTTCATCCTTCCAATAGAAACGTTCCGACGAGTGTTCCTCCCCCACCCCATGGACTGAAAAAGGCATGTTAAAGAAGCATAAATAGAATGGATAGGTCATGACATTTAACTTAagaagacttttatttatttgcatccTGCTCCTGTGAATTGTACTCAGCATGCGTTATGATATTAAGAGATACATAGCCCTCCCATCATGGGAACATTGAAAGTGAATATTTGAAAGGCTCCCGAACTGCagcaataatattaatatataatatgtgaaaagaaaacaagtcaATAAATTATTATGCAAACAGCTTccttgtccgtccatccatcatcctTATTGCTTATCCTTCACAGGGTCACAGTCAGCTGGTGTTCAATTAAATACGTGACTGATTATCACTGGAGGAAAAATGCAAAATGGGCAAAATGAGGTGTGTGCAAAGTAATCTAAGGTGAAAAGGCTAATTACGTTGATCCACAAGGCGCGAGGATGAACCGACTGCCGGCTTACGCATCTGTCAATCAATGTCAACTCAAGACGAAGATGCAGCGTGTCACCATGCAGACGCTTTTCAAAAATCATCTGCTGTTTATTCTAGCATTTACATATGCTAATTAATTCCTTCTGGCGCAATTTGAACTGCCACGTCATCCAGTGTAGTATCTTGTTGTAGGTAGGCTATATAAAAGTAAATCAAGGTATgtagtaaaaatgtaataaaatgtgaaaatagaaGTTAACTGCTGTATAACAAAgataaaatcaaatgaaaatacttcctctttaatgtggTG
The Festucalex cinctus isolate MCC-2025b chromosome 18, RoL_Fcin_1.0, whole genome shotgun sequence genome window above contains:
- the LOC144006627 gene encoding gap junction delta-2 protein-like isoform X2, giving the protein MGEWTILERLLEAAVQQHSTMIGRILLTVVVIFRILIVGIVGEKVYEDEQIMFICNTMQPGCNQACYDKAFPISHIRYWVFQIILVCTPSLCFITYSVHQSAKARDRSYSLLHPYMDHHGHGHHGRHHDHHARKLHSRNINGILVHPDSSKEDHDCLEVKEIPNGPRGLPPTHKSAKVRRQEGISRFYVIQVVFRNALEIGFLAGQYFLYGFNVPGMFECDRYPCVKEVECYVSRPTEKTVFLVFMFAVSGICVVLNLAELNHLGWRKIKTAIRGVQARRKSICEVRKKDVSHLSQAPNLGRTQSSESAYV
- the LOC144006627 gene encoding gap junction delta-2 protein-like isoform X1 gives rise to the protein MGEWTILERLLEAAVQQHSTMIGRWPEKGDQRDVRVALFLLDLILLTVVVIFRILIVGIVGEKVYEDEQIMFICNTMQPGCNQACYDKAFPISHIRYWVFQIILVCTPSLCFITYSVHQSAKARDRSYSLLHPYMDHHGHGHHGRHHDHHARKLHSRNINGILVHPDSSKEDHDCLEVKEIPNGPRGLPPTHKSAKVRRQEGISRFYVIQVVFRNALEIGFLAGQYFLYGFNVPGMFECDRYPCVKEVECYVSRPTEKTVFLVFMFAVSGICVVLNLAELNHLGWRKIKTAIRGVQARRKSICEVRKKDVSHLSQAPNLGRTQSSESAYV